tcaaaacaGATACGTactgaatcaaaataaatacatgtaattatctATGTTTAGATTAAAGCCGGGCCGGGGAACAAGATAAATGTATTATCggttaaaaatataatctgGGTCATCGGATTCGGACAGGTTTATTTCCCGGAAATTAACCCGGAGAACTCGTTTAAACTGGGTAAAAACATGGATCATATTGATAATGcaattaatgcaaaaatatattaagtgaaattaaaatagttcatgttatCATATAAACAGTTTGTTTGGTGATAGTAGTTCATTCAAaagcatatttctatttttaaaagagtttaaATCGGCTCTTACTTGACAATTATTTGTTAAGATTGTTAGTTGTACTAGATTGTGagtatttaaaattactttgacttcatggttttgattttattgaGATTCAGCATAAAACTCGAAAGGTATCTGCGAAGGAATTCATGAGCATGcaaaatatcttcagatgtttatgttaatttattttaaaattacatgactatactaCCAAAACGTAGCATAGCAAAAGCCTATCGACGCCTTAAGCGCTTTGATTGCTTAACTTTACCGGCGTTGGTTCGCACCCAACGAACACCAAAATAAATTTGTtcatactatttttttcttcaaattcgatatcatagagtaacaatgataaaattagtgttttcagatgcattaccgagACAATCCAGCATTCAACCACCTCCAATTGTGATCTGTTTTAATGACACCAGAATACCGTTCAAACAGCAACAACAAGTATGCATTTGCATCTAAGAAACACTAGCGAAGGAAGAGAATGAGAGGGGAAGGGAAGTCCCACACCAAACCTTCTTAAAGTGTCTGGAGGACATATACGCGATCATGTGTCAGTGATATGCAATGCCATAAACCAGAATGCACTACTGAGCCAACAGAAAGTGTTCCtgtttacaaacagtctcaGGTCTGAGTTCAGAATCAAAACTCATAATAGCAAATCTTGATTTGTCTGTACCTTTCCTTCACTGATATATGTTAACACTCATTTACTctattatttacacaaattgttgtttaaaagaatgcaatgaaaacaatgatgtttacattttaaacatgccATTTACTGAGTTTGATTCTGAAGTCAGGCTTGATACTGCTCGTACACATAGAGCCAGGAGTTAGGGCAGGCACGCCAAAAGTGACGCACCATGTACAGGAGGGAGGGCAGGCACGCCCAAAGTGACGCACCATGTACAGGAGGGAGGGCAGGCACGCCCAAAGTGACGCACCATGTACAGGAGGGAGGGCAGGCACGCCCAAAGTGACGCACCATGTACAGGAGGGAGGGCAGGCACGCCCAAAGTGACGCACCATGTACAGGAGGGAGGGCAGGCACGCCCAAAGTGACGCACCATGTACAGGAGGGAGGGCAGGCACGCCCAAAGTGACGCACCATGTACAGGAGTTAGGGGACGAACGCCCAAAGTGACGCACCATGTACAGGAGTTAGGGGAGGCACGCCCCAAGTGACGCACCATGTACAGGAGTTAGGGGACGAACGCCCAAAGTGACGCACCATGTACAGGAGGGAGGGCAGGCACGCCCAAAGTGACGCACCATGTACAGGAGGGAGGGCAGGCACGCCCAAAGTGACGCACCATGTACAGGAGGGAGGGCAGGCACGCCCAAAGTGACGCACCATGTACAGGAGGGAGGGCAGGCACGCCCAAAGTGACGCACCATGTACAGGAGGGAGGGCAGGCACGCCCAAAGTGACGCACCATGTACAGGAGGGAGGGCAGGCACGCCCAAAGTGACGCACCATGTACAGGAGGGAGGGCAGGCACGCCCAAAGTGACGCACCATGTACAGGAGGGAGGGCAGGCACGCCCAAAGTGACGCACCATGTACAGGAGTGAGGGCAGGCACGCCCAAAGTGACGCACCATGTACAGGAGTTAGGGGACGAACGCCCCAAGTGTTGCACCATGTACAGGAGAAAGAGGACGAACGCCCAAGTGACGCATCAAGTACAGGAGGGAGGGGACGAACGCCCCAAGTGACGCACCATGTACATGAGTGAGGGGACGAACGCCCCAAGTGACGCACCAAGTATAGGAGGGAGGGGACGCACGCCCCAAGTGACGCACCTGGGACGAGCACCCAAAGTAACGCCCCCAACTAGCATAACCCCTTATGTCATATCCTGGATCTGCCCCCGCCCTTATATCTACTAAAACAAAACACGTGTTTCATCTCCGGGTTTTATTTGGAGAAttgcatgtatacaatataacaaACGGTAAAGGTAAAAGTCAATGTGAAATCGGTTGATCTGGTGAGTATCGGGCAGTGGGTTTTAGTATCTGACCTTACAGCCAAACATGCATCCGCCGCTCGAACCTCCTGTAACAAGTGTGCATAACTATAACAAACACTTTATATACACCACGTAATTCACGTTCTTTATCAttagaaataacaaaaataatatttcatctCAAGTATAAATTACAGACATACGCGTAGCAACTGTGTTCAAAAATCTGTTATGTAGGTATATTACACAGCTCTGAAATCCAGTTAATAGACAGTCttatacagtatgtacatacatgtgGATTCAAAACGTTTCCGTTTTGTTAAACATGCAATTTCTCACCCGATCTTCTGCCCCCACAGGAGCCCCCTGCGCAACCGCCACCAGGAGCGGTTCCACCGGAGCCGCCTCCCCCACAGGATCCGCCGGCGCAACCGCCACCAGGACTGCCGCCTGAAGTCCCAGACGACCAAGATGATTTTCGTGACCAGGAAGATCGACTACCGGAAGAGCCGCCGCCGATACCTCCCATTCCACCAGATGGCAAAGACGAGCCGCCCATGTTGCTGCCGCCTGGAGCCCCACCGGAACCGGAAGACCAGGTCCTTGACCATGATGAACCGGATGGTTGGCTTACCTGTGATTAGCACAAATGTAAAGTCGGCTTATGTGTCTTTAAAAAGACGGAAAACTTTTAAATggtaacttttttaattctgtaCCAAAAATTCTTACCTCAAAATACAAGTAATTAAAACCAATTTATGTTTTACGAGTATgaataatcataaatattttgaatggcATGTAAACCAAGCTTACCTGGACTGGTGTCCCAGATGACCACCCGCTAGACCAGGACGTTCCGGTTCCCGATCCCCCTGGAACGTAGGCTGGACCTGTACCTCCGCAGGAGCCCCCGGCGCAGCCTCCACCGCTCGACCCTCCGGTACCACATCCACCagcaccacaaccaccaccaccaccgcagCCGCCAGCACCACAACCTTGGCAagaacattaaaatttatttatttctatgtcgttaaataatttaatgagATCTTCGAGGGCAAGATGTTACCTACATGTGTGCATCTCTTAGGTTTCAAACGAGCTGCTTGTCGTCCACCGTTAGCGCTGGGCTATTGatgtttatgattgttttactGCTTTATAGATAAAGGGGACATACAAAACCATGGCGAATCAGTCCCAGTTTTATCCAGTCCTagattattttcaatgaaagatTATTTTGCGTCAAATAATTTCAGTCTGCATTGATGCTTTAGCATGAAGTAAAACGGTGCAATATCGGTGTTTTTAACGCCCCcgcacccccacccccaccccaaaaatgtaaagaaaaacaacaacaaatacactGAGAATACATCGGGTTACGCAAGAGTTTAATTATTACTGTTTAAATAATAGCATCGTTAACTGTATACAGGGCTTTTTTCGTGTATCATTTCTCAAAGAACAAATCTTTCgccatttttgaaataatttctatcCACGTGGTCGAAATGTTTCCTCTATTTTTCTATCGTTCTGTAAAGCAACTTGAATTTTGCTCGGAGCTGCTCTGTATGAggaataataaaatacataatacatactATACATACATAACTCCCCAGGCAGTAAACATGTACcaaggaaaatataaattaagtttAGCCAGCCATCATTAGAATGCAAAGATGTTTTAgtgcatttttaatattaacatcGAGATGTTTATATTAGTGCttaaccattatattatttgtgcatggaatacatttttgaacatcACTATAATGGCGCTTCTACTACGCTAGAATGTAAGTTCAATGgacttaataaaacatattttactaaGAATAAATAGCAACAtaatctttatataaaaaagttctCGGTGAAACCTTTAGGAATattcaaacttcatatattgtaacattaaattgaaacttCACCTGTAGCTATTTTTGTATGAATGATTGATGGATAACCTAAAAAACATACCCTTTTTCtgagaatattttgaaatgatgttATCACCCGAAAATAATATTGTccaaaaaaaatagatatatctTTTTAAGTATATGcaaattcaaactttgaaaTCTTTAAAATCATTCTGCAGTGagcaatattgtaaccgtgtatttaatagcagaaggcgcaaaaacattaaatgattggtgaatgctaaaagatttactgaggtctactatagtctcataaggtaggaataccgtgttttatgctcatttcttccAAATCatactcggtatccttcataagaaccattgttttcgacaataattcatcatttttgtaatttttaaacaatattattaattgtggtaaatcttatctgggagtaagcgTGCATCTTGAAAGGTTGAATTTCTAAAAGAAATGGTATAAATGTACGTTTAAAATTCAAGAGAACAATAAAGATTCGACACTCACCGACAGTTCTCCTAATTCTGCTGTACAATTTCAAACCGAACGATAATTCCGCTAAGCAAACTAGCGCAATTATTACAAAAAccttcattttgataaaaaatatttaaattttcagtAAATGTTCGTTCACGTATGGACAGCCAGGCCCGTATGCTGGTAGGACGGCGGATTACTGGGTTTATATGGGCgaatattaattgaaatgtactctcaaaacatttgtttgcaTGTAAAACAAGATATTGAAAAACTTTTCAACATCTTCCTACTGGTGAAAAATTAACACTATAACACAATAACATCCTAATAATTCTGagaacataatttatttcctGTCAATCATCATGCATGTTTTAGTTGATGACAGTAATTCAGCACCTTTTGACgaatttaatttgtgttttaaaggATTGATTTAAGAAATGTCTGGTTTTTTAATCGGCAACTTTGAATCCTCCGTTTTAGGAAGCCAATGAAGaatacaatttatgttttatttgtttgatatgcCGGAGGGGGCGGGATATCCTGGGCCTGCATTTATTAACGTATGAGTCTGAGTAGAGACAAAGACTCAGGCgcatgattttttaaatatgtcacCAAGTCATTAATATCACTCCTGTTGACAATATAGGAATACATAAAGGTTAAAacaattcatataacatatacagcatttttaacaaataataataataataataataataataataataataataataataatgataataaggataataataataataataataataataatgctaataataataataataataataataataataataataataataatgataatgataataatgataataataataacatctttattttaagaaggtaacacattatgGCATAATTACAGTGTCaactataaaacatcatatttataatatggccttctaaaacaaaacataatgacatcTTTATTCAATTCACacttattattcaaatatcatCAAATACGATAAACAACATAACATCTTAacttttttagatttttagTTGTGAGCCTCAAAACTCTAACTCTATTGATGTAATTAAGTACGGACTCTGCAGTTTCAGATATAGTGGTAACATTGCACattgaaataagattttttaggccgctaagccgcttacttcacgacactatgccgctaggccgctggaCTGCTTGATCggctttttgaaaaaaaattgttgataaTCGTTTATGAGTGATGAATTTTGCATCAGTCATTGTTTTCCAAGAACACGCATaaacaattgctttgaaatagagaacAAATTTGGAACGCTAGGTCGCCACTTtcacgccactaggccgctaacttcacgccgctagaccgctaacttcacgtacatctcGAACTCTATGTGTAATTCAGTACAGACCCTGCAGTTTCGGACTTAGCGGTGACATAGTACACGCAAGCGATACTTAACTTTAAAAATCGGAATGTCCAGCTGGCTTGACGACATTTGGCATTGAATGTCTTGTTGGTTCAAGAAATGAGATTCTACTTTGTATGTCAATCTGGCCGGAATTATAAACGACATTATAGATACTTGGTTGAAGGGTATAGACAGTGGTGATTATGTAGGGGCCATTTATCTCGATCTCCGAAAAGCATTTGACTTAGTCGACCATGAAATACTCTTACACAAACTTAAACTTTATCACTTCACAGAAAGGTCTATGAAGTTATTTAGGTCCTATCTGACTAACAGGATGCAATTTGTGAAAGGGAACAACATAAATTCagagaaaatgaaaactatgtcgGGTGTCCCTCAAGGATCAATACTCGGTCCCTTACTTTTTCtaatatacatcaatgatatgcctttaatttcttccaattcatgtattgacttatatgcagatgattccACGTTATACAAAATAGGTCCAAGTATATTGAGCATTCAGTCAGATCTACAAAAAAGTCTTAATAGTGTGAGCTGTTGGTGTGAGACAAATAATATGTCAATCCATCCATCAAAAACCAAATGTATGATTCTATGTACTAATTATAaggcaaaacatgcattgcaACTTGAACTATCAATAGATGGATTGTCAGTAGAAAACgtgaaatgtcaaaaggtcCTCGGGGTGCATGTTGATCAGACATTGTCATGGCATACACATGTTAAGACTGTAGTGAAtaagcttaattcaaaattggcACTTTTAAGAAGAATAGCATATTATTTAACAGACGAGATGAaatcattgtattatattgcatatatcatgtcaaacatggAGTACTGTTGTAGTGTCTGGGGACTTACACATTCCTCAGATACCACAAAAATCACTAACATTCAGAAAAGAGCGATTAAGCTAATAATCAAGTCGGGAACTAGCCACTGTGGAAACATGTTCAAACAGTCTGGGTTGCTATCTTTTGAAGACAGGTGCTATTATCATCTctcattacttgttttcaaaagcatgaattgtttgactccttcgtacttcacagaattgttaacatttgccaaaaatgagcactataacttgcgttcttcagaaaacaaggatctttttgttgtaaaacctagaacaaactatatcaaaaatacatttgcctataaagcaatgaaaatttggaataatcttcctacatacataaaatgtcaagataagctaccagcctttaaacatgcattaaaaggctacttattggcaaaataattttatcacatgaacaaaaaatcttgacactttatttaaatcacattataataaatagttcattgtttacatgaattgtgttaatgtacgtatatgacattcttgcaacaacttgtaatggatactaccaaatatgtaaatatattgattgaatgtggttttactgaatatatctacattatttacagtatgaaattattgcaatttataatcatcatattaaactgagttgtgtttgtcgaagaaatgtatgatagtgatagtgtgaatgtatgttttgtatgttgcttaatatgtatagtacatgtgtttttgtaatactttttgtgtgaaggccatgctggaaataagtagtatgtctgtaatgattgtacacttagtatgtaaccttcgttaaataaagttgttattattattattattacattgaATTCCGGCATTTCACATACTCAGATAATTTTAAGCTTGAACGTCGTGTCAATGAATGGCGCAATCAAACTGGCttgattattatcatttttttaaatagaattcACTAAAGATACGAAAGACCGGTGGTAACATTTGAAGTTGAAATCATGAG
This genomic stretch from Mya arenaria isolate MELC-2E11 chromosome 10, ASM2691426v1 harbors:
- the LOC128204058 gene encoding loricrin-like produces the protein MKVFVIIALVCLAELSFGLKLYSRIRRTVGCGAGGCGGGGGCGAGGCGTGGSSGGGCAGGSCGGTGPAYVPGGSGTGTSWSSGWSSGTPVQVSQPSGSSWSRTWSSGSGGAPGGSNMGGSSLPSGGMGGIGGGSSGSRSSWSRKSSWSSGTSGGSPGGGCAGGSCGGGGSGGTAPGGGCAGGSCGGRRSGGSSGGCMFGCKVRY